The segment CGCTCTTATCTAGAGTATGCGATGAGTGTTATCGTCGGACGTGCTCTCCCTGATGCAAGAGATGGATTAAAGCCAGTTCATAGAAGGATCTTATATGCGATGTATGAGCTTGGTTTAACAAGCGGTAGGCCATATAGAAAATGTGCGAGGGTAGTTGGAGAGGTTTTAGGAAAGTACCATCCTCATGGAGATACTGCTGTTTACGATGCATTAGTACGTATGGCACAGGATTTTTCTATGAGAATGCCATTAATTGATGGACATGGGAACTTCGGGTCCGTAGATAATGATCCACCTGCCGCGATGAGATATACAGAATCACGTCTTCAATCCCTAACAGATGAAAGTTTACTCGAGGATATTGAATCTGAGACTGTGGATTTTTCAGATAATTTTGATGGTTCACAACAAGAACCAAATGTTTTACCAGCTAGGATCCCCCAACTCCTTTTAAATGGATCATCAGGTATTGCTGTTGGAATGGCAACTAATATACCCCCGCATAATTTAGGAGAATTAATCGATGGTCTTAAAGCTATAATCAAAAATCCCTCAACAGAAGATAAAGAACTTTTTGAATTAATTAAAGGCCCAGATTTTCCAACTGGAGGCCAGATACTAGGAAGAGATGGTATCAAAGAGACCTTCAAATCTGGGAAAGGGTCAATAACTATGAGAGGGGTTGCAGATATTGAACAAATCAAATCTCCTGGAAGAGCAGAAAAAGATGCCGTAATAATTACTGAGCTTCCATTTCAAACTAATAAAGCAGCTCTTATAGAAAGAATCGCAGATCTAGTAAATGAGAAAAGATTAGATGGGATATCAGATATTAGAGATGAAAGTGATAGAGATGGGATGAGAATTGTAATTGAGCTTAAAAGAGATGCCTATCCTCAAGTTGTTCTAAATAATTTATTTAAAATAACACCTCTACAAAATAACTTTAGTGCAAACATTTTAGCTCTTGTCAACGGAGAACCTACAACCCTTTCTCTCAGAAAAATGCTAGATGTATTTTTAGAATTTAGAATTGAAACAATCAAAAGAAGAACAAGTTTCTTGTTAAGAAAAGCAGAGGAAAGAGATCACATTATCAAAGGTCTTCTTTTAGCACTTAACGCTATGGATAACATTATAAATTTAATAAGATCTGCAAAAGATACGAATTCAGCAAGAGAACAACTGCAAAATGATCATGAATTATCTGTAATTCAAGCAGATGCAATTTTACAAATGCAATTAAGAAGATTAACAGCTTTAGAGGCAGATAAAATTAAATCAGAACATGATGAACTTACAAAAAAAATTACAGATTACAAAAATATATTGAATGATAAAGAGAGAATAAATGAAATTATTCTTGAAGAGCTTAGTAAAATAGATGAAAGATTTTCATCTCCGAGAAAAACAGAGATTCTAAATTTAGGCGGGGGGCTAGATGATATTGACTTAATAGCCAATGAAAGATCCGTTGTCTTATTAACTACAGCAGGATACTTAAAAAGAATGCCTGTAAGTGAATTCGAATCTACAAGCAGAGGATCCAGAGGTAAAGCTGGAACAAAGAATCAACAAGATGATGAAGTTAAATTATTTATAAGCTGCAATGACCATGACACTCTTCTACTTTTTAGTGATCGAGGGGTAGCTTATGCACTTCCAGCATATCGAGTACCTATGAGTAGTAGAACAGCTAAAGGGACTCCCTCTGTTCAACTACTCCCAATACCAAGAGAAGAACAAATCACTTCTCTTGTTTCAGTAGATTCTTTCGATAACGAGTGTTATTTATTAATGCTAACCAAAGCTGGATTTATAAAAAGGACTCCACTATCTGCCTTTTCAAAAGTACGTTCAAATGGTTTAATAGCAATTAATCTAGAAGAGGGTGATGCTTTAACTTGGGTTAGATTATCAACAGAAGGAGATAGTGTCTTAATCGGGTCAAGCAGAGGAATGACAATTCATTTTAGGTTAGATACTAATGAATTAAGACCTCTTGGGAGAA is part of the Prochlorococcus marinus subsp. pastoris str. CCMP1986 genome and harbors:
- the gyrA gene encoding DNA gyrase subunit A, translating into MSDIVDSENSGLSENNDRIIQTDLRNEMSRSYLEYAMSVIVGRALPDARDGLKPVHRRILYAMYELGLTSGRPYRKCARVVGEVLGKYHPHGDTAVYDALVRMAQDFSMRMPLIDGHGNFGSVDNDPPAAMRYTESRLQSLTDESLLEDIESETVDFSDNFDGSQQEPNVLPARIPQLLLNGSSGIAVGMATNIPPHNLGELIDGLKAIIKNPSTEDKELFELIKGPDFPTGGQILGRDGIKETFKSGKGSITMRGVADIEQIKSPGRAEKDAVIITELPFQTNKAALIERIADLVNEKRLDGISDIRDESDRDGMRIVIELKRDAYPQVVLNNLFKITPLQNNFSANILALVNGEPTTLSLRKMLDVFLEFRIETIKRRTSFLLRKAEERDHIIKGLLLALNAMDNIINLIRSAKDTNSAREQLQNDHELSVIQADAILQMQLRRLTALEADKIKSEHDELTKKITDYKNILNDKERINEIILEELSKIDERFSSPRKTEILNLGGGLDDIDLIANERSVVLLTTAGYLKRMPVSEFESTSRGSRGKAGTKNQQDDEVKLFISCNDHDTLLLFSDRGVAYALPAYRVPMSSRTAKGTPSVQLLPIPREEQITSLVSVDSFDNECYLLMLTKAGFIKRTPLSAFSKVRSNGLIAINLEEGDALTWVRLSTEGDSVLIGSSRGMTIHFRLDTNELRPLGRTARGVKSMNLKEGDKLVSMDVLSCDLVDQLANLEEEDIENENEEDLESKSSNGPWILVASAFGLGKRVPVTKFRLQKRAGMGLRAIKFRIKDDSLVGLKVLGEGEELLLVTERGVIVRTNADKISQQSRAATGVKLQRLDDGDHLSEVVLVPHEQIEEDQLISNEEET